The sequence GTGTCTGGTTGATGCAGCAACACGCCCTCGTCTCGAACCTCACCAGCTTCCATTGGCTCCCCGCTGCCTGAGCTCTAATCTTTAATTCGATTCCGTATGACAGGCCTATCGAACCGGCTGCATCTGGATCTGCTGCTGCGCCAGGTCAAGGCGGATGATCAGCCGTTCTCGCTGTTTTTTATCGACATGGACGAGTTCAAACTGGTCAATGACACCCTGGGACACGCGGCGGGTGATGAGGTGCTCAAAGAAGTCGCACGCCGCCTGCAGCTGCATCTTCAGCCGGAAGACGTGGCGATCCGGCTCAGTGGCGATGAATTTGTGGTGCTGTTGCGGGCTGCCTCTCCGGTGCCGACGCTGGAAATGGCGACCACTCTTCTGACAGAGCTGACACGCCCGTACCACACACGCGGTCAGGTCTTCCATCTGACCGCAAGCATCGGCGTCAGCAGTTTCCCGGAAGACACCCGTGATGCGGCGCTTCTTCTGCGGCATGCCGACAGCGCCATGTATGCCGTGAAAAGCCATGCCCGGAACGGTGTGCGCCGCTTCGACCCCTCTCTGGAAGAAGAGATCGAGTGGCAGCAGACCCTGGCCCGCGAACTGCATTTCGCACCGCCCCGCGACCAGTTGTACGCCGCGTATCAACCGATCTACGACCTGAACTCCGGGACTTTACAGAAGGTCGAGACGCTGCTGCGCTGGACGCATCCGGTGTTTGGTGACATCGAGCCGTCCATCTTCATTTCCGTTGCCGAGGCCAACGGTCAGATCGTCGCGATGGGCCGGTGGGTGCTGGAGGAAGCCTGCCGTCAGGCGTGCGAATGGCAGCGGCTGAGCCGCCGGACGATCGTGGTCTGCGTCAATGTGTCGCCTCTTCAGGTGATGCAGCCGGGCTTTGTGCTGTCAGTGCGTCAGGTGCTGAGTCAGCACCGACTGAGTCCCGGTCAGCTGGAGCTGGAGCTGACCGAAAGTGCGGTGATGCGGAATCTCCCGGTCATGCAATCGGCTCTTCTGGAACTGCGGCAGTTGGGCGTCAAGGTCGCAGTCGACGATTTCGGCACCGGCTATTCCTCCTTGTCTTCGCTCAAGGAGTTGCCGATCAGCTGCATCAAGATCGACCGCTCCTTCGTCAACGACTTGGGCACCCCCCTGCCCGCCCCTCAGTATGCGCTGGCACTGGTCGGAGCGGTCATCGGCCTGGCCCGTATTCTGGAACTGGAAGTCGTTGCCGAGGGCATCGAGACGGCTTCTGAGCAGCGGCTGCTGCGTGATCTGGGGTGCCAGTTCGGCCAGGGCTATTTCTATTCACGTCCTGTGGCCGCTGCCGCGATTACCGCCCTCTTAACAGCACGTAGCGTTCCCGTCCAGTTGGGGCGTGAAGAACGACAGCCGTCGGAATGACCCGGAAACCAGCGCCGGCATGCTCAGACGGGTGTCGCCGCCTTCCCTCTGAACGGTCAGGTGCGCTGGCATCCGCAGGACGCAGGTCCCCGGCTGTGTCGCGTCCGCCTGTGGTCCTGAAGCTCCAACTGCCAAACGCCACAGACCGGGACGGGAGAGGGGAGAGGCGGACGCGCCTGTCCCGTCTTTCCTGTTGTTACAAGATCCATTCAGGCCGAAGCCAAACCACTGTATCTCTGGACTACCTACGTGGATGGTGCCGCGCTGAACTCCAAGCCATCCCTAGACGACCTGTTCGACGCTCCGCCCGGTGTTCTGCGGAGCCGAACACTCATCAGCACCGAGTATCTGTCCACAGTTCATAGACGCTGAACGCAGTGAATACCCGCGTTCGCATGGGCAAGATGCACGCCCTTAGGACCAACACCTTCTGAGGATGTCAGGTTCGTCAAGATGCCCCGCACCCGGTCGGACGGAGACGTAGATCATGCAGTGCCAACGGTCATCTCTTCAGAGGAACAGCGCGATGATCCCGTGTTGCCAGGATCAGCGCCGGGGCGTCACGCCGTTCAGTGCCGTGGTACGCGGTCCGCTGAGTGGTGCCCTCACCACGCCATACAACAGTACGGCCCACCAGGACCGCAGCCAGTCCAGTCACTTTCGGCTGCAGGTGCCCGGGGCGCAGCCGCGCGGGACGTCACGTCCAAGCAGATGGTGCTGCACTGGGTGGTGCACCTCCCGGCGTGACGAGTACGCTGGTGGGCATGGAAGTCCTATCCCGCAGCTTGACAAGCAGATCGCGGCGCTCGAGGTCCACTTCACGCCCCATGCGCAGGACAAACTGGACATCCCCACCGATGGCATCAACGAGGACAACGTCAACCAGATGCCGCGTATCATCCGTCCACGTCGGGCTCATGATCTGCCAGGAGAGCGAGAGGTGAGTGTATGACTGCTGTGTCCGCTGAATTTGATGTCGTCAGTCCGTCGAGCGGGCAGGTGGTGGGCCGCGTGCCCGATCAGCATGCAGATGACGCTCGGCAAATGATCGAGCGCAGCGTGCAGGCGTTCGCTTCTTGGCGCAGAACCACCGTGTATCAGCGGGCGGAACTGCTCCGCACCTTCTTCGATCTGATGCTGCGCGATGAAGCTGAAATCGCCCGTCTGATCGCCTCCGAGATGGGCAAACCTGTGACCGAGGCGGCGGGTGAGGTCAGGTACGCGGCGTCGTTTATCGAGTGGTACGCCGAGGAAGCCAAGCGCATTTTTGGCAGCACCATGCCCAGCCAGTCGGCGCACAAGCGGCTGTTCGTGACGCATGAGGCGGTTGGCCCGGTCTACGCCATCACGCCCTGGAATTTTCCGGCAGCGATGGCGACCCGCAAGATTGCCCCGGCGCTGGCGGCGGGCTGCACCATCATCCTGAAGGCCGCCGAGCAGTCGCCGCTGACCGCCCTGAAGATGCAGGCGCTGTGGACGGAAGCGGGCGGCCCAGCAGACACCTTCATCGTGCTGACCACCTCCGA comes from Deinococcus ruber and encodes:
- a CDS encoding putative bifunctional diguanylate cyclase/phosphodiesterase; this encodes MTGLSNRLHLDLLLRQVKADDQPFSLFFIDMDEFKLVNDTLGHAAGDEVLKEVARRLQLHLQPEDVAIRLSGDEFVVLLRAASPVPTLEMATTLLTELTRPYHTRGQVFHLTASIGVSSFPEDTRDAALLLRHADSAMYAVKSHARNGVRRFDPSLEEEIEWQQTLARELHFAPPRDQLYAAYQPIYDLNSGTLQKVETLLRWTHPVFGDIEPSIFISVAEANGQIVAMGRWVLEEACRQACEWQRLSRRTIVVCVNVSPLQVMQPGFVLSVRQVLSQHRLSPGQLELELTESAVMRNLPVMQSALLELRQLGVKVAVDDFGTGYSSLSSLKELPISCIKIDRSFVNDLGTPLPAPQYALALVGAVIGLARILELEVVAEGIETASEQRLLRDLGCQFGQGYFYSRPVAAAAITALLTARSVPVQLGREERQPSE